The following are from one region of the Stigmatella ashevillena genome:
- a CDS encoding LpqB family beta-propeller domain-containing protein, with translation MSSLPPALRPWAAQLAIFPEDLALSLGPHVARLSAVIGALRPRGETRGGEPQGYDGLTRRGPYERLLLTEWLLAQEAPDEFVRRAAFGEQAFLQRSFQSPQGARRTLVLLDAGPDQLGAPRIAHLALLMVLARRAAAAGAGFAWGVLQTSPDRGFFTEVTPATVQSWLEARSTQPAQAEHVAWWREALAPGPAPEDGWLVGSAWLARLPEAAGLSRVEVSEEVTPKNPRLSVTVARAARLPTTVVLELPAPETCVRLLRNPFSAHTARPVRVAGGGQIQSFRFSADGTRLVFFRADGSVAAQPVPHSARATLPRVRRFPLPVGHRAVAAGWRRSGGMLVLSRDDTTLWIHGGLQGGSVRKPQGIPYAGHEGLLPDAPAADQPPGAVLVHTEEDRERVLARDNEGRLFLVNPQGPALLAHRVTALAEVRRKPVFVMAPGEEPSREGVWLGVMEQHQQRHVPLGPGSGEACFGCSDILGHPEAGLLALRLRPSCWEVLLARERVEISVPEDSHVLGVAIARATQGRPGLLVLGPDKRSFQLVSPSGTHDVTRATDDVVQAAASHGMALLAWLTAQGELVVWNLHEEAVVFRAAPEGGR, from the coding sequence ATGAGCAGCCTGCCTCCCGCCCTGCGCCCGTGGGCCGCGCAGCTCGCGATCTTTCCCGAGGATCTGGCCCTCAGCCTGGGTCCCCACGTGGCCCGGCTCTCGGCGGTCATTGGTGCCCTGCGGCCCCGGGGAGAGACGCGCGGGGGCGAGCCCCAGGGCTATGACGGATTGACCCGCCGGGGGCCCTACGAGCGCTTGCTTCTCACCGAGTGGCTCCTCGCCCAGGAGGCCCCCGACGAATTCGTCCGCCGCGCGGCCTTTGGAGAGCAAGCGTTTCTCCAGCGCTCCTTCCAGTCACCCCAAGGCGCTCGCCGCACGCTGGTGCTGCTGGATGCGGGGCCGGATCAGCTCGGCGCGCCGCGCATCGCCCACCTCGCGCTCCTGATGGTCCTGGCCCGGCGTGCCGCGGCCGCAGGCGCTGGGTTCGCTTGGGGCGTGCTTCAGACATCTCCGGACCGGGGCTTCTTCACCGAGGTGACGCCCGCCACCGTCCAGTCCTGGCTGGAGGCCCGGAGCACGCAGCCCGCTCAGGCCGAGCACGTGGCGTGGTGGCGTGAGGCCCTGGCGCCCGGTCCCGCGCCGGAAGATGGATGGCTGGTGGGCAGTGCCTGGCTTGCCCGGCTCCCGGAGGCCGCGGGCCTGTCCCGAGTGGAAGTCTCCGAAGAGGTGACTCCGAAAAACCCGCGGCTCTCGGTGACGGTGGCGCGGGCCGCCCGTCTTCCCACCACCGTGGTGCTCGAACTGCCCGCGCCGGAGACGTGCGTCCGCCTCTTGAGAAATCCTTTCTCCGCCCACACCGCCAGGCCGGTGCGCGTGGCGGGGGGAGGACAGATCCAGTCCTTTCGTTTCTCCGCGGATGGAACCCGCCTTGTGTTCTTCCGCGCCGACGGGAGTGTGGCGGCGCAGCCCGTCCCTCATTCGGCCCGGGCGACCCTTCCCCGGGTCCGGCGCTTCCCGCTGCCGGTGGGGCACAGGGCCGTGGCGGCGGGGTGGCGCCGCAGTGGCGGCATGCTCGTGCTGTCCCGCGACGACACGACGCTCTGGATTCATGGGGGCCTCCAGGGAGGCTCCGTCCGGAAGCCCCAGGGCATTCCCTATGCAGGCCATGAAGGGCTGCTTCCCGATGCACCTGCTGCGGACCAGCCCCCCGGGGCCGTTCTGGTGCACACCGAGGAAGACCGTGAGCGCGTGCTGGCGCGAGACAACGAAGGCCGCCTCTTCCTGGTCAACCCGCAGGGCCCGGCGTTGCTGGCCCATCGCGTGACTGCGCTGGCCGAGGTCCGGCGCAAGCCCGTGTTTGTCATGGCCCCGGGAGAGGAGCCTTCGCGGGAGGGGGTCTGGCTGGGGGTGATGGAGCAACACCAGCAGCGCCACGTGCCCCTGGGGCCGGGCAGTGGTGAGGCCTGCTTTGGCTGTTCGGATATCCTGGGTCATCCGGAGGCGGGGCTCCTCGCCTTGCGGCTGCGTCCCTCCTGCTGGGAGGTGTTGCTGGCCCGGGAGCGCGTGGAGATCTCCGTCCCCGAGGACTCGCACGTGCTGGGCGTGGCCATTGCCCGGGCCACTCAGGGACGGCCGGGACTGCTGGTGCTCGGCCCCGACAAGCGCTCCTTCCAACTCGTGAGCCCCTCGGGCACTCACGACGTCACCCGGGCCACGGACGACGTGGTCCAGGCCGCCGCCAGCCATGGAATGGCCCTGCTCGCGTGGCTGACCGCCCAAGGTGAACTGGTGGTGTGGAACCTGCACGAAGAGGCCGTCGTCTTCCGCGCCGCGCCGGAGGGGGGACGATGA
- a CDS encoding bpX6 domain-containing protein, with the protein MSRPAPVCPRQHVHRGILEVAAFWFDPALLGEREARERVLAGWTSGASVFEVAGGWLMRLARPRREACATAPGLPLTLESEVLLSAPLSGPERARLAPPAGSAVLVRAGRAEIFPLDASCRVDVAAWLEVSGWSLLRVKGLGAPPPPVTVLEPVAVPQRSAFGPGLPALAPEAQRMRARMKGDAEAGAAPLARSGSVPVPWWTRWRAWLQTRWRRAEPPPGAPASGGFVRASGNAARKPPSQARKLFSRFSTWMLRSTPLGALLGQRQAEYVRRLFDMFEQGDLQEALRYAIPLGSKMTEPERVALGLPGPRESLTLRPRSGGAASMMVGGTQVYDALKERYRAAFQRLKREGRIDEAAFVLTELLGAHEEAVSFLEEHGRLRLAAELAEGRDLPPGLVVRQWLLAKEPGRAVAIARRSGAFADAVLRLEASRHPEARTLRRLWAETLAETGDFLRAVTVIWPLEEEHPRARAWLEQSLAVGGVGGARALARLVAFFPETFETVRGPVLALLEDGSRERAAERSAFATALSRESQTDAASGFEGAVVRALLRDRAAGHTRLEMGTLSPLLKKPGCGPLRTDLPKVPAPPRPAWGEDSQAGVLTEFLAAAEAGPYPIHDAVALSGQRTLVALGEAGVRLLRADGTRVAHFDVPAFALVPSVHEDRLVALAPRGELQRLSRIDLGTRRAVHWCDARVDAFAPTHDGNWWFIAEGDTVMAVDVLESGAFRALWRVSQLEGPVVAVAADSEWLRFVTWNAPSAQYWNYTLENGPTLRSRLAQRSGANMPLVALNPVTGKAERVKNSLFALPWVLRISQEGLNQEACLYGQHERLWGRFVFEGEGPMEARFSGDELLVFDKMGRLLRVDLTEGTVLRLPLG; encoded by the coding sequence ATGAGCCGCCCTGCGCCGGTGTGCCCCCGTCAGCACGTGCACCGGGGGATCCTCGAGGTGGCCGCTTTCTGGTTCGACCCCGCGCTGCTGGGGGAGCGGGAGGCGCGAGAGCGCGTGCTGGCCGGGTGGACCTCCGGAGCCAGTGTGTTTGAAGTGGCGGGAGGTTGGCTGATGCGTCTGGCGCGCCCCCGGAGAGAGGCCTGTGCCACCGCACCCGGTTTGCCCCTCACATTGGAATCAGAGGTGCTCCTGTCCGCGCCCCTCTCGGGACCTGAGCGGGCGCGGCTGGCGCCTCCCGCGGGTTCGGCCGTGTTGGTCCGGGCCGGACGCGCGGAGATCTTCCCCTTGGATGCCTCCTGCAGGGTGGATGTGGCGGCGTGGCTGGAGGTCTCGGGATGGAGCCTTCTACGCGTGAAGGGACTGGGCGCTCCCCCGCCGCCTGTCACCGTCCTGGAGCCGGTCGCCGTCCCTCAACGCAGTGCCTTTGGGCCGGGTCTCCCCGCGCTCGCTCCCGAGGCGCAAAGAATGAGGGCTCGGATGAAGGGGGACGCCGAAGCGGGAGCGGCCCCACTTGCTCGGAGTGGCAGCGTCCCAGTCCCCTGGTGGACCCGGTGGCGCGCTTGGCTCCAGACCCGATGGCGCCGTGCCGAGCCTCCCCCAGGTGCTCCCGCCTCAGGGGGGTTCGTGCGGGCGAGCGGAAATGCGGCCAGGAAGCCCCCCTCCCAGGCCCGCAAGCTCTTCTCGCGATTCTCCACGTGGATGCTGCGCAGCACACCGTTGGGGGCGCTGCTGGGCCAGCGCCAGGCGGAGTACGTGCGACGGCTCTTCGACATGTTCGAGCAGGGAGACCTCCAGGAGGCGCTGCGCTACGCCATCCCCCTGGGCTCGAAGATGACGGAGCCGGAGCGCGTGGCGTTGGGGCTGCCAGGACCGAGAGAGAGCCTCACCCTCCGGCCGCGTTCAGGGGGAGCGGCCAGCATGATGGTGGGAGGGACCCAGGTCTATGACGCGCTCAAGGAGCGCTACCGGGCAGCCTTCCAGCGCCTGAAGCGAGAGGGCCGGATCGACGAGGCGGCCTTCGTTCTCACCGAGCTGTTGGGCGCTCACGAGGAGGCGGTGTCCTTCCTGGAAGAGCACGGCCGGTTGCGGCTGGCGGCGGAGCTCGCCGAGGGACGCGATCTGCCCCCCGGCTTGGTGGTGCGCCAGTGGTTGCTGGCCAAGGAGCCGGGCCGCGCGGTGGCCATTGCCCGGCGCAGCGGGGCCTTCGCGGATGCGGTGCTGAGGTTGGAAGCCTCTCGCCATCCCGAGGCGCGCACCCTGCGCCGGCTCTGGGCAGAGACGCTCGCGGAGACGGGAGACTTTCTCCGCGCGGTGACGGTGATCTGGCCACTCGAAGAAGAGCATCCCCGGGCCCGCGCGTGGTTGGAGCAGTCCCTCGCGGTGGGGGGCGTAGGAGGCGCCCGGGCGTTGGCGAGGCTGGTGGCGTTTTTCCCCGAAACCTTCGAGACCGTCCGGGGACCGGTGCTGGCGCTCCTGGAAGACGGCAGCCGGGAGCGGGCAGCAGAGCGTTCTGCTTTCGCGACGGCCCTGAGCCGAGAAAGCCAGACGGACGCCGCGTCCGGCTTCGAGGGGGCCGTGGTGCGCGCGCTTTTAAGGGACAGGGCTGCGGGCCACACGCGCTTGGAGATGGGGACGCTCTCGCCGCTCCTGAAAAAACCGGGATGTGGCCCCCTGCGCACCGATCTGCCCAAGGTGCCTGCGCCGCCGCGCCCCGCGTGGGGAGAGGACTCGCAGGCGGGGGTGCTCACGGAGTTCCTGGCGGCAGCCGAAGCCGGTCCGTATCCCATTCACGACGCGGTGGCGTTGTCGGGCCAGCGCACGCTGGTGGCGCTGGGGGAGGCCGGGGTGCGGCTCCTCCGCGCCGATGGCACCCGCGTGGCGCACTTCGACGTGCCAGCCTTCGCGCTGGTGCCCTCGGTGCACGAAGATCGCCTGGTGGCGCTCGCGCCCCGGGGAGAACTCCAGCGCCTCTCCCGCATCGATCTGGGCACCCGCCGCGCGGTGCACTGGTGTGACGCCCGGGTGGACGCCTTCGCGCCAACCCATGATGGCAACTGGTGGTTCATCGCCGAGGGCGACACCGTCATGGCGGTGGATGTGCTGGAGAGCGGCGCCTTCCGTGCGCTCTGGCGAGTCTCCCAACTGGAAGGCCCGGTGGTGGCAGTGGCCGCGGACAGCGAGTGGCTGCGATTCGTGACGTGGAATGCCCCGTCCGCTCAATACTGGAACTACACGTTGGAAAACGGCCCCACGTTGCGCTCCCGCCTCGCGCAGCGCTCCGGAGCGAACATGCCGTTGGTGGCGCTGAACCCAGTGACGGGAAAGGCGGAGCGGGTGAAGAACAGCCTCTTCGCCCTGCCGTGGGTCCTGCGCATCTCGCAGGAGGGGTTGAACCAGGAAGCATGCCTCTACGGGCAGCATGAGCGCCTCTGGGGGCGGTTCGTCTTCGAGGGAGAAGGGCCCATGGAGGCCCGCTTCTCGGGCGACGAGCTGCTCGTCTTCGACAAGATGGGGCGGTTGCTGCGGGTGGACCTGACGGAAGGCACGGTGCTGCGGTTGCCCTTGGGTTAG
- a CDS encoding ARPP-2 domain-containing protein, whose product MGQLAVERKNILPVGLRLAPSQVWGSIRLVPVLRDNVPGDLRFTRRKYDDDLTVVTREGELMEPGIKYVSYVPHGLVMDWDDRSAAVTVDTRLQTSEGKALKRGAATLRVMHRMVHREDRNRLRLLPLHLAMEGFLAQSFGGPEIAWSEYSAQALSEGLNPRQEWSVIGWANAAFNEALRIFEIHEQQVGVLIFHADMLLSASIVSHPQDYRALHRALLEDFYGDLLLQYGFLGDVPTLGLSVDERNISSVAELRTAIDRMRQDWAEFHGAMAGGLLGAEVFASTVYEAGPFHLQRFVTSLVPSEENHIGEFIQRGDGTLEYLKTYRLSAAQTRRAYLLKQLAEGEWNLDRTAAHLKTTRDDLMLRLKNAGFGYLLKEHVLQDAARRQSRK is encoded by the coding sequence ATGGGACAGCTTGCGGTGGAACGAAAGAACATCCTGCCGGTGGGACTGCGGCTCGCGCCTTCCCAGGTCTGGGGCAGCATTCGCTTGGTGCCGGTGTTGCGGGACAACGTCCCGGGAGACCTGCGCTTCACCCGGCGCAAGTATGACGACGACCTCACCGTCGTCACGCGCGAGGGCGAGCTGATGGAGCCCGGCATCAAGTACGTCTCCTATGTCCCCCACGGGCTGGTGATGGACTGGGACGACCGGAGCGCGGCCGTGACGGTGGACACGCGGCTCCAGACCTCCGAGGGCAAGGCCCTGAAGCGGGGAGCGGCCACCTTGCGGGTGATGCACCGCATGGTGCACCGGGAAGACAGGAACCGGCTGCGGCTGCTGCCGCTGCATCTGGCGATGGAGGGTTTTCTCGCCCAGTCCTTCGGCGGGCCCGAGATTGCCTGGAGCGAGTACTCCGCGCAGGCGCTCTCCGAGGGACTGAACCCGCGCCAGGAGTGGTCTGTGATTGGCTGGGCAAACGCGGCCTTCAACGAAGCCCTGCGCATCTTCGAGATCCACGAGCAGCAGGTGGGCGTGCTCATCTTCCACGCGGACATGCTGCTGTCGGCCTCCATCGTCTCTCATCCCCAGGACTACCGCGCGCTGCACCGGGCGTTGCTGGAGGACTTCTATGGAGACCTGCTGCTCCAGTACGGCTTCCTGGGGGATGTCCCCACGCTGGGGCTCTCCGTGGATGAGCGGAACATCTCCTCCGTGGCGGAACTCCGGACGGCCATTGATCGCATGCGCCAGGACTGGGCCGAGTTTCACGGAGCCATGGCCGGGGGCCTCCTCGGCGCGGAGGTCTTCGCGAGCACCGTGTACGAGGCTGGACCGTTCCACCTCCAGCGTTTCGTCACCTCCCTGGTTCCTTCGGAGGAGAACCACATTGGAGAGTTCATCCAACGAGGGGACGGCACGCTCGAGTACCTCAAGACGTACCGGCTCTCCGCGGCGCAGACCCGGCGGGCCTACTTGCTCAAGCAGCTCGCCGAGGGGGAGTGGAACCTGGATCGCACGGCGGCCCACCTGAAGACCACCCGCGATGACCTGATGCTGCGCCTGAAGAACGCGGGCTTCGGCTACCTGCTCAAGGAGCACGTGCTCCAGGACGCGGCGAGGCGCCAGTCCCGCAAGTAG
- a CDS encoding CHAT domain-containing tetratricopeptide repeat protein encodes MRQTFGWMMAIFFFCAAEGRANEETSDARLANAQANFDEATKLMDAGKYPEALTQAEHALSIRETVLGGIHPDVASCLNLVGKLYRLKGELAHAEAFFQRALAISEASLGKSHPLVANSLNNLALLYSDQGLYGRAEPLYHQALAIRESSLGKSHPLVANSLNNLALLYSDQGLYDRAEPLHQRALVIRESSLGKSHPDVANSLNNLAGLYLEQGLYGRAEPLYHQALAIKEASLGKDHPGVAGSLNNLALLYSDQGLYGRAEPLYQRALAIQEASLGKSHPLVANSLNNLANLYSDQGLYGRAEPLYQRALAIQEASLGKSHPLVANSLNNLAILYSDQGLYGRAEPLYQRALAIQEASLGKNHPLVANCLESLANLYYHQGLYGRAEPLYHQALAIRESSLGKHHPDVAGSLNNLALLYSDQGLYGRAEPLYHQALAIRESSLGKHHPDVAASLESLANLYSNRGLYDRAEPLFRRSLSLWGRFLGNNHPYIAQALNEFGKLRLAQHRLSDALPLFSRSFSISERRLRHEALDFSESRLSSFLSHLRKDEQSLYSLLRAHPYDARVQRLALSAALLLKGRSVSETATISRTLYFSLNPEDRDTFERLRGLRTQLASLSFSGPGALSSEIYQQRLQSLTLEGDALEAELAKTSAPLRSLSSLPSLDTIVDRVSSSLPKDSALVEFIAYDDSPLIPQPGTSPAKNVRPLRYLALVLFPDASVRSVDLGPASPIDQAASRLRDALADKDASFLTASQQLYRTTFEPLLPLLGPTRRIFLSTDSQLSLVPFAALHDGHSFLLDSFDFSYLTSGRELLPRPLDSPPSSSVFVFADPGFSSSFSPTLSGPLPSSPPSDALERFFSLPPSHLPRSAWVPLPGSRLEALSIQRLLPQAQLLLGPDASKQRLLNLSTPGILHLATHGFFLGHSSSSSESRGLAFVDSLGSAPPPQQEPLLNSGLVLAGALSSASPSPPALEASLVTALELAGLNLWGTQLVVLSACDTGRGEVHLGQGVYGLRRALIAAGAETLLVSLWKVNDDSTRLLMDLYYRNLLAGLGRASALREAMLSLRTTHPHPHAWAPFIALGSDAPLRSIAPLSPQTPQPETLTDRSSSLLTSYLRDWRLAASWSTCSLSR; translated from the coding sequence TTAGGGAGACCGTCCTTGGGGGTATCCATCCTGACGTCGCCAGTTGCTTGAATCTGGTGGGGAAACTTTATCGGCTAAAAGGAGAGCTAGCCCATGCCGAGGCCTTCTTCCAGAGGGCTCTAGCCATCAGCGAGGCCTCCCTCGGCAAGAGCCATCCCCTCGTCGCTAACTCTCTCAACAATCTCGCTCTCCTCTACTCTGACCAGGGGTTGTATGGCCGGGCGGAGCCCCTCTACCACCAAGCTCTGGCCATCCGCGAGTCTTCCCTCGGCAAGAGCCATCCCCTCGTCGCTAACTCTCTCAACAACCTCGCCCTCCTCTACTCTGACCAGGGGTTATATGACCGGGCAGAGCCCCTCCACCAGCGGGCTCTGGTCATCCGCGAGTCCTCCCTCGGCAAGAGCCATCCCGACGTCGCTAACTCTCTCAACAACCTCGCCGGCCTCTACTTGGAGCAGGGGTTGTATGGCCGGGCGGAGCCCCTCTACCACCAAGCTCTGGCCATAAAAGAAGCCTCCCTCGGCAAGGACCATCCCGGCGTCGCTGGCTCTCTTAACAACCTCGCCCTCCTCTACTCTGACCAGGGGTTGTATGGTCGGGCGGAGCCCCTCTACCAGCGCGCTCTGGCCATCCAAGAGGCCTCCCTCGGCAAGAGCCATCCCCTCGTCGCTAACTCTCTCAACAACCTCGCCAACCTCTACTCTGACCAGGGGTTGTATGGCCGGGCGGAGCCCCTCTACCAGCGCGCTCTGGCCATCCAAGAGGCCTCCCTCGGCAAGAGCCATCCCCTCGTCGCTAATTCTCTCAACAACCTCGCCATCCTCTACTCTGACCAGGGGTTGTATGGCCGGGCGGAGCCCCTCTACCAGCGCGCTCTGGCCATCCAAGAGGCCTCCCTCGGCAAGAACCATCCCCTCGTCGCTAACTGTCTCGAAAGCCTCGCAAACCTCTACTATCACCAGGGGTTGTATGGCCGGGCGGAGCCTCTCTACCACCAAGCCCTGGCCATCCGCGAGTCCTCCCTCGGCAAGCACCATCCCGACGTCGCTGGCTCTCTTAACAACCTCGCCCTCCTCTACTCTGACCAGGGGTTGTATGGCCGGGCGGAGCCCCTCTACCACCAAGCCCTGGCCATCCGCGAGTCCTCCCTCGGCAAGCACCATCCCGACGTCGCCGCCTCTCTCGAAAGCCTCGCCAACCTCTACTCTAACCGGGGATTGTATGACCGGGCGGAACCTCTCTTTCGGCGCTCGCTCTCTCTCTGGGGAAGGTTTCTTGGCAACAATCACCCCTACATCGCTCAAGCTCTCAACGAGTTCGGCAAACTTCGTCTGGCCCAGCATCGCCTCTCTGACGCATTACCTCTCTTCTCCCGGTCCTTCTCCATCTCCGAGCGCCGCCTTCGCCATGAGGCTCTCGACTTCTCCGAGTCCCGCCTCTCTTCCTTCCTCTCCCACCTGCGCAAAGACGAGCAATCGCTCTATTCTCTGCTACGCGCTCACCCCTACGACGCTCGCGTTCAACGCCTCGCCCTCAGCGCCGCGCTCCTTCTCAAGGGCCGCTCCGTCTCGGAGACCGCCACCATCTCTCGCACCCTCTACTTCAGCCTAAATCCCGAGGATCGCGATACTTTCGAGCGTCTCCGGGGCCTGCGCACCCAACTGGCCTCTCTCTCTTTCTCAGGCCCGGGCGCTCTCTCCTCGGAGATTTACCAACAGCGCCTTCAATCCCTCACCCTAGAAGGTGACGCGCTCGAAGCGGAACTGGCCAAAACCTCTGCTCCCCTTCGCTCCCTCTCCTCTCTTCCTTCCCTCGACACCATCGTCGACCGCGTCTCCTCTTCACTCCCCAAGGACTCCGCTCTCGTCGAATTCATTGCCTACGACGACAGCCCCTTGATTCCTCAACCTGGCACTTCCCCTGCCAAGAATGTCCGCCCCCTGCGCTACCTGGCTCTGGTTCTCTTCCCGGATGCCTCTGTCCGCTCCGTCGACTTGGGCCCGGCTTCTCCCATTGACCAAGCCGCCTCTCGCCTTCGCGATGCTCTGGCTGACAAAGATGCCTCCTTCCTCACCGCTTCTCAGCAACTCTACCGAACCACCTTTGAACCCCTGCTTCCCCTCCTCGGCCCTACCCGTCGCATCTTCCTTTCTACCGATAGCCAGCTCAGCCTCGTCCCATTCGCCGCCCTCCACGATGGCCACTCCTTCCTCCTGGACTCCTTCGATTTCTCCTACCTCACCTCCGGCCGTGAGCTGCTGCCTCGTCCCCTGGACAGCCCTCCCTCTTCTTCCGTCTTTGTCTTCGCCGACCCTGGCTTTTCCTCTTCCTTCTCTCCGACTCTTTCCGGCCCTCTGCCTTCCTCTCCTCCCTCCGACGCCCTGGAGCGCTTCTTCTCCCTGCCTCCCTCCCACTTGCCCAGAAGCGCCTGGGTTCCTCTTCCAGGCTCTCGTCTAGAGGCTCTCTCCATTCAACGCCTGCTTCCCCAGGCTCAGCTCCTCCTCGGCCCTGACGCCTCCAAACAACGGCTGCTCAACCTCTCGACCCCGGGTATTCTTCACCTGGCCACCCATGGCTTCTTCCTCGGCCATTCCTCCTCCTCCTCCGAGTCTCGGGGCTTGGCCTTCGTCGATTCATTGGGCAGTGCTCCCCCTCCCCAGCAAGAGCCTTTGCTCAACTCCGGCCTCGTCCTGGCGGGTGCTCTCTCCTCGGCCTCGCCTTCTCCTCCTGCTCTCGAAGCCTCCCTCGTCACCGCTCTGGAACTGGCAGGGCTCAACCTCTGGGGCACTCAGCTCGTGGTCCTTTCCGCCTGCGACACAGGCCGCGGCGAAGTCCACCTCGGTCAGGGCGTCTATGGCCTTCGCCGGGCTCTCATCGCCGCTGGCGCTGAAACCCTCCTCGTCAGTCTCTGGAAGGTCAATGACGACTCCACTCGCCTTCTCATGGATCTCTATTACCGCAACCTCTTAGCAGGCCTGGGCCGCGCCTCTGCTCTTCGCGAGGCCATGCTCTCTCTGCGCACCACCCACCCCCATCCCCATGCCTGGGCTCCCTTCATCGCTCTGGGCAGCGATGCTCCCCTCCGTTCCATTGCGCCTCTCTCCCCTCAGACGCCGCAACCGGAGACTCTCACTGACAGAAGCTCTTCTCTTCTCACGTCCTACTTGCGGGACTGGCGCCTCGCCGCGTCCTGGAGCACGTGCTCCTTGAGCAGGTAG